A single Thermoanaerobacterium sp. RBIITD DNA region contains:
- a CDS encoding YopX family protein, with product MREIKFRVWSKKEKKMYYGDRQHEPNMIGFDGKIFATGSTGVMCNYGCSADYINWCNPEEDYELMEYTGFKDKYGKEVFEGDILRCKIWNPMSCQRDCVLEVIVVWNQSVGSWKFQDIRHNFADLSWIFIDGVKIIGNIYENPELLKEELK from the coding sequence ATGCGAGAGATAAAGTTTAGAGTGTGGAGTAAAAAAGAAAAAAAGATGTATTACGGCGATAGACAACATGAACCTAATATGATTGGATTTGACGGAAAAATATTTGCAACAGGTTCAACTGGTGTTATGTGTAACTATGGCTGTAGTGCAGATTATATAAATTGGTGTAATCCAGAAGAAGATTATGAATTAATGGAATACACAGGCTTTAAAGACAAATATGGGAAGGAAGTTTTTGAAGGAGATATATTGCGCTGCAAAATATGGAATCCTATGTCATGCCAACGTGATTGTGTATTAGAAGTGATAGTTGTATGGAATCAATCTGTTGGCAGTTGGAAATTCCAAGATATAAGACATAATTTTGCCGATCTCTCATGGATTTTTATAGATGGCGTTAAAATAATTGGCAATATTTACGAAAATCCTGAACTTTTAAAGGAGGAATTGAAATGA